The window ATGCCCGTGACCTGAAGCTTGATGTCGGACAGTGCGGCGGTGTTCATGGATGCCTCGGGAAGTTGTTCGATCTTGTGCATCGTCAAGGTTCTAACGATGGCAAGGTCAACACCCGCCGGCGGATTCTGCCTTGTGCAATCGTGGACTTCTGGAATCGGCGCTTGACCTTCCAACAGTAGGAGGGTGGAGAGTCAAGCCATCAACAACCCACTGGACTCACCATGATTGCTTTCGAAGTCAACGACATGACCTGCGGCCACTGCGTCAGCACCATCACCAAGGCGCTGAAGGCCGCCGACAAGGACGCCAAGGTTCAGATTGACCTGGCCATGCACCGGGTGCAGGTGGAGCCGGTTTCGGCCGATGCCGAGGAACTGGCGGAAGCCATCAAGGACGCGGGCTACACGCCGGTGCCTGTCGAGGCGGCTGCCGGTGGAGCGGCGCCGCAGAAGCGTGGGTCGTGCTGCGGGCACTGCCAGTGATGAGCGCGGACGCGGTCGTCCGCCCCGTATCCAAGTCGTGCCTGCGTCTTCAAATGGAGCCCGCGAACTTGGCATCCCCTTGATGCGCGTCAATCACCGCGGGCGCGATGTTCGTAGGATCTTCAGTATGGGGCAGATCACTTGCTGTTCCACCAACACATGCGCTCTCGATTCGGCCGCCACCAGACACGACACATCGCCGCGGTGATGCTGTTCGTGTGGCTGTTCGCGGTGGCTGCGAGTTGGGCCAACGCGTGCATCCTGCTCCCGGAGAGTTCGAGCGATCACCACGCGCGCGGGGGCTTCATCGTCCCGCACGGTTCGAGTGACGAGGACACTGCTGGCGCAAGTGGTCCGCACGAGGCCGATCCGGTGCTGCAAGCCTGCGCGAGCTTCTGCGAGACTGAGCAGAACATCGTCACCAAAGCCCAGTCGGCCAAAGCCGATGGTGCCGCGGAGCAGGCGGCACTGGTGGCACGGGTCTTCGCCTGCTGGCCTGCCTTCATGCCCGGACAGGCCGAAGTCCGCTGGCGCGCCCTCGCGGCGCCCCCGCCACCGGGACCGCCGGTGGCCATCGCCTTTCTTCGTCTGACCATTTAGCCCCGGCCGGGCTGGTACCGGCGTCGGCGTGCCCTGCACGCTGGCCAGCCTGCGCGTCCACACCTCCTTCGCTGCGGCTGAACCGCAGGTGTCTCCCTGCCGTCCCTCGACGGTGATTCATCCCCGTTCTCACTGGAGTTTGATCATGGCAACTCTTCGTACCTTCGCCCTGGCCGGCGCACTGGCTTTCACGCTGGCGGCCTGCGCCCAGACCCCTGCCACGCCCGGCAGCCAGGAACACACGGCCCACCATCCACCGGGCGCAGCCTCGCCCGCGGCGGCTCCGGCCGACCGCACGGTGACGATGGATGCGCACATGAAGGCAATGCGCGAGATGCACGAGAAGATGTCTCGCGCCCGCACGCCGGAGGAACGCAATGCACTGATGGCCGAGCACATGAAGCTGATGCAGGAGGGCATGGGCATGATGGGCGGCATGGGCCCCGGGCCCATGGCCGGCATGGGAGGCGCGGGAATGGGGAGCATGCGCGCCATGGGCCCGATGGGCGCGGCCAGCGCACCGATGGACATGGCCACGCGCCAGCAGATGATGGAAAAGCGCATGGAGATGATGCAGTCCATGATGCAAATGATGATGGACCGCATGGGCGCTCCCCCGGCCAAGCCCTGATCGACGGCG is drawn from Methylibium petroleiphilum PM1 and contains these coding sequences:
- a CDS encoding heavy-metal-associated domain-containing protein, with translation MIAFEVNDMTCGHCVSTITKALKAADKDAKVQIDLAMHRVQVEPVSADAEELAEAIKDAGYTPVPVEAAAGGAAPQKRGSCCGHCQ